The genomic DNA CTTCACTTTATTAAAATAAATATTTTTTTCATATTAAATACATTTTTTAATTTTATTTGTTCTAAATCAGATAATTTTGATATTTTTATCAAATCTACAAAAAAATAGAAAGAGACAATCATTACGATTGCCCCTTTCGTTAACACATAAAATATCCTATACAAAAATGCAGATTCAACTTTTATAATACTAATATTTTTTATGCCTCGTTTAATTTTTCCCCTTCACTCTTTGCAATTACAACTGTACAAACAGCATCTCCTGTAACGTTTATCATAGTTCTAAACATATCTACAAATCTATCAATTCCCATTACAAGTCCAATTCCTTCCATAGGAAGCCCAACTTCTGTTAAAACCATTCCTAACATTATAACTCCAGCTCCTGGTACTCCTGCTGTTCCTATAGACGCTAATGTGGCAGTTAATATTACTGTAATATAATTTCCCATGCTTAAATCTATTCCATAGATCTGTGCTATAAATATTGTTGCAATTCCTTGCATAACTGCTGTTCCATCCATATTTATAGTATTTCCTAATGGGATAGTAAATGATGAAATTGATTTTGAAATTCCAAAGTTTTCTTGCATACATTTTAATGAAGATGGTAATGCTGCACTACTAGATGCTGTTGAAAATCCAACCATCATTGTTGGAGCAAATCTTTTTAAAAATTTTAATGGATTATATCTTCCAACTATTGCTAAAATACCTTGATAAGTAATTAAACAATGAATAAATAATACTATTACAACCCCTATAAAATATTTAAATAGTGGGAATATTGCAACATATCCAAAAGTTGCAAATGTTTTTGAAATAAGTCCATAAACACCATAAGGTGCTATTATCATAACAACTTCAACTAACTTAAGACTTAAAGCATTTCCTTCTTCTATGATTTTTTTAATTCTTAAAGTTTTTTCTCCAAGTATAGAAAGACATACACCAACTAAAATAGCAAATACAATTATTTGTAACATATTTCCATTAGCTAAGGCTTCAACAGGATTAACTGGAATCATATTTAATAAAATATCTACGAAAGGTTTTGCTTCTCCTACTGTTACATTTGATACTGCAACTGTTCCTAGGCTTACACCTTTTCCTGGATTAATTATATTTCCACCAATAAGTGATAAAATAAGTGCTACTGCTGTAGTAGAAAGATAAAAAATAAGAGTTTTTATTCCTATTCTTCCAAGCTTTGCCACATCTTCAATTCCTGCAGCACCAACTATTAGTGAGAAAAATACCAATGGCACTACAACCATTCTTATAGCTCTTATAAATCCATTTCCTAATAAATTAAATACAAATCCTATTACATACTTACTTACGTAAGGATTGTCTTTTACTGGGTAAACTAGTAATCCAGTAATAATTCCTAGTACTAAAGCAATAAAAATTTTAGTTGTTAAACTGTACTTACTTTTCATGTCTCTCTCCTTGTTTTCTTGAAATTTTTTTATTTTTATTAATTTTTTTAAAAAATTATTTACATTCTAAAGACATAATCTATTATAACAGTTTTTCGTAAAAAATCAACTCTTTTTTTATTTTATTTTTTTATGAAAATTAATTTTTATAAATATGTGTAAAAAAAGAGATCAAAAAATTTATTTTCAATCTCTTTAGCATCTTATTTAGTATGATTTTTCTAATTCTACTGTAAGTTTCATTCTCTTAAGACCATTTTTTAAAGCTTTTATCTTAGCCTTACTTATTTTCATTTCTGATAATTCTTCATCAGGTGCATCTTGCAATTTTGATATACCATTATACTGGTTTACTAATTTTTCAACGTCTTTTTTAGTTAGTTTTCCTATTCTCCCTAAAATTCTATATCCTCTAGGACTTACTTCCTTATCTAAAGTACTGTATGTTTTTCCATATCCTAGTGCACTAGAGAAATTTTCTACCCCTAACAATTCATCGTCATCTAAAAGGCTTATTTGCTCCTTTACCTCTTTATACTCCATGCTATCAGGAATATAATCTCTTATTAAATTTTGTTCATCTTCTTCTATATCTTGATTTAAATTTTGAAATTGTAAGTTTAAAAGTCTTCCTTCTACACCTAACTCTAAAATATAGCTATTTATTTCTGCCCCTATTCTTCTTAACATCTCAAATCTTTGTAAAGTTGTAGCTACTTCATACATTGTTACAGTATTATCTAATTCTAATATTGTCAAATTTCCAAGAGACCTATCTAAAACATATTTATATCTTTCCATAGTTTTAATAGCTTGTGACGCTTCACTTTCTATTGCAACTGTCTCTTTCAATCTATATTTAATATCGTCTTTATATAGTGTTATAACATTTCTTCTTTCTGATACTGCAATAACTAACTTCCCTGTTTGTTGAGCTGTTCTTTCAGCAGTTCTATGTCTTGTTCCACTTTCAGTAGAGCTAAATCTTCTATCAGGTTGAAGATGGATATTGGCATATAAAATTTTTTCACATTCGTCATCTAATATGATTGCTCCATCCATTTTGGCAAGTTCATACACTTTTTCTGGTGAAAATTCACATTCTAAAAAAAATCCACCATCTGTCATTTTTTTTACAACTTCATCAAATCCAACAACTATCAGAGCTCCCAGTCCAGCTTCCAATATGTTATTAAGACCATCTCTAAGAGCTGTTCCTGGAGCCACAAACTTTAATATGTCTTCTAATTTTTGGCTATCCATCTTTATTCATCCTTTCTAAAAGTTCTTCTAAATTTTTTAAGTATATTAATTTTAAACCGTAACTGTTTTTTTCTATCTCTTTTCTATTGGCTTCAGGAACATAAACTCCCTTAAACCCAAGCTTTTCAAGCTCTCTAAGACGTTTGTCAATAAAAAAAACCTTTCTTATTTCTCCTCTTAATCCAAGCTCACCTATAGCAGCTATCTTTTGACTTATTTCAACTCCTCTATATATAGATAAAATTGAAATTAATACTGCTAAATCTGCCGCTGGATCTGCTATACTTAATCCTCCAGGAACATTTAAAAAAAGATCTTTCATCCCAAGACTTAGTCCCATTTTCTTTTCTGCAACTGCTGTTAAAATCTGTATCCTATTTCTATCAAAACCTTGAACAATCCTTCTTGGTATTCCAATAGTAACCTCAGTAAGAAGTGTTTGGATTTCCATTAAAAATATTTTAGTTCCTTCAAGGACAGGAACAACCATACTTCCTATATTTTTCTCATCTCTTTCACTTAAAAAATATTCAGATGAGTTTTTAACCTCTTTCATTCCCTCTTCTTCCATACTAAAAACAGCTAATTCGTTTGTAGAACCAAATCTATTTTTAGTACTTCTAAGTATCCTATGAAAAAGTCCCTGTTCACCTTCAAAATTAAACACTGCATCTACCATATGCTCTAAAAGCTTTGGCCCTGCAACTTTACCATCTTTTGTTATATGTCCTACTATAAAAAATGAAATTCCATATTTTTTAGCTAATTCTATTATCTTTAAGGTACATTCTCTAATTTGAGTTGGAGTACCAGGTATTGAATCAATAACTGAATTATATAAAGTTTGTATAGAATCTACAACTACTACCCCTGGTCTTTTTAAAATTAAAAATTCGTAAATTTTAGAGATATCTGTTTCAGACATAAGGTATAGTGAACGACTTTTTATTTTTAGACGTTCACCTCTATTCTTTACCTGTGCTGGAGATTCCTCTCCCGATATATAATAAACATCTCCATATTTTGTATATTCACTAGCTACTTGAAGTAAAAGTGTCGATTTCCCTATACCAGGATTTCCTGTTATTAAAACAACTTCTCCCTTTAATAACCCTCCACCTAGAACTCTATCAAACTCTTCTATTCCTGTTTTCAGTCTATCTTTTTCTTCAAATGTTACTTCATCAAATGAAAAAACATTTTCCGAAATATCTTTTATTGATGTTGAAGAATGTATTGGAGCTCCTGGAGAAGTTACAATATTAATCTCTTCTTCAAAAGTTCCCCAACTATTACATTTAGGACATTTTCCTATCCATTTTTCAGTTTTGTATCCACATTCACTACATATATAAAAACTTTTACTTTTAGCCACTGCAACAACCTATCCTTTTATTTTAAACTCTTAGCTTTTGCCTCTACCATATCAATAAGTCTCTCATCTATAAATATATCTAGTCTTGCTCCTGCACTAGCTGCTTCTCTTACTCCACTTGAACTTAAATACATATATTCTCTTGAAGCTGGTATAAATATTGTTTCTACCTCTCCAAAAGATAAATCATGATTTACAAAAGCATATCCAAGCTCATATTCAAAATCAGATACTGCTCTTAACCCGCGAATAATTATATCAGCATGATTTTCTTTCATAAAATCAATTAAAAGTCCATTAAAACTTTTAACTTCTACTTTATCACCAAATTCTGCAACTAACATTTTTATCATATGTTCTCTTTCTTTTAAAGAAAACCAA from Fusobacterium hominis includes the following:
- a CDS encoding dicarboxylate/amino acid:cation symporter — encoded protein: MKSKYSLTTKIFIALVLGIITGLLVYPVKDNPYVSKYVIGFVFNLLGNGFIRAIRMVVVPLVFFSLIVGAAGIEDVAKLGRIGIKTLIFYLSTTAVALILSLIGGNIINPGKGVSLGTVAVSNVTVGEAKPFVDILLNMIPVNPVEALANGNMLQIIVFAILVGVCLSILGEKTLRIKKIIEEGNALSLKLVEVVMIIAPYGVYGLISKTFATFGYVAIFPLFKYFIGVVIVLFIHCLITYQGILAIVGRYNPLKFLKRFAPTMMVGFSTASSSAALPSSLKCMQENFGISKSISSFTIPLGNTINMDGTAVMQGIATIFIAQIYGIDLSMGNYITVILTATLASIGTAGVPGAGVIMLGMVLTEVGLPMEGIGLVMGIDRFVDMFRTMINVTGDAVCTVVIAKSEGEKLNEA
- the disA gene encoding DNA integrity scanning diadenylate cyclase DisA: MDSQKLEDILKFVAPGTALRDGLNNILEAGLGALIVVGFDEVVKKMTDGGFFLECEFSPEKVYELAKMDGAIILDDECEKILYANIHLQPDRRFSSTESGTRHRTAERTAQQTGKLVIAVSERRNVITLYKDDIKYRLKETVAIESEASQAIKTMERYKYVLDRSLGNLTILELDNTVTMYEVATTLQRFEMLRRIGAEINSYILELGVEGRLLNLQFQNLNQDIEEDEQNLIRDYIPDSMEYKEVKEQISLLDDDELLGVENFSSALGYGKTYSTLDKEVSPRGYRILGRIGKLTKKDVEKLVNQYNGISKLQDAPDEELSEMKISKAKIKALKNGLKRMKLTVELEKSY
- the radA gene encoding DNA repair protein RadA, with product MAKSKSFYICSECGYKTEKWIGKCPKCNSWGTFEEEINIVTSPGAPIHSSTSIKDISENVFSFDEVTFEEKDRLKTGIEEFDRVLGGGLLKGEVVLITGNPGIGKSTLLLQVASEYTKYGDVYYISGEESPAQVKNRGERLKIKSRSLYLMSETDISKIYEFLILKRPGVVVVDSIQTLYNSVIDSIPGTPTQIRECTLKIIELAKKYGISFFIVGHITKDGKVAGPKLLEHMVDAVFNFEGEQGLFHRILRSTKNRFGSTNELAVFSMEEEGMKEVKNSSEYFLSERDEKNIGSMVVPVLEGTKIFLMEIQTLLTEVTIGIPRRIVQGFDRNRIQILTAVAEKKMGLSLGMKDLFLNVPGGLSIADPAADLAVLISILSIYRGVEISQKIAAIGELGLRGEIRKVFFIDKRLRELEKLGFKGVYVPEANRKEIEKNSYGLKLIYLKNLEELLERMNKDG
- the coaD gene encoding pantetheine-phosphate adenylyltransferase; translation: MKIGVYAGSFDPITKGHFDVIKKSLKIADKVIVAVINNSNKKCWFSLKEREHMIKMLVAEFGDKVEVKSFNGLLIDFMKENHADIIIRGLRAVSDFEYELGYAFVNHDLSFGEVETIFIPASREYMYLSSSGVREAASAGARLDIFIDERLIDMVEAKAKSLK